In Phaseolus vulgaris cultivar G19833 chromosome 3, P. vulgaris v2.0, whole genome shotgun sequence, the sequence gaggggcaaggccaagctttgaaatactcttgtatagttttaggaggtgtggttattaaataaaggtgtgtgaaaatgtaaaataaagtcacattgtccatgtgacttaggagagtggtgtaggtatagtttttgggaggtgtcatagtagaaaaaggtcacacctcccatgtgacttgtttttggtgggaatttcaaatgagtttatttgaaatttcccacctatttttcagcacctatattctgtttagtttttaaattctgttcggttcttttgttttgaagttcaattctgttcggtttgttattttccttctcctttgttgattcaatttgacaatatttggttcatccaaatgagtttgggatttggtacttgttttggtgagttcttgatcttagaactatgatccaacttctaagaaagtgcctctacattttccagctcaaggtgattcctcaaagtgtcaagaatcttgttctatgtggctattggaatcacatcatttaGGCtctccttctagaaactaggtcaaaaaccctaattttaggtgccttgtcttgaaaaagtggGCTTGGAACAAGCCCATTTCGCTATAAGCACTCTTATTCATGCTAAAGGCACTTATTCtatcttatttttctatttggacccctaaagagaacccaaattatttacaacttgttttattcttaagaagactagaaggaagatcATTAGATGCTCTGGTTTGTGTCCATTTCTCCCTCTAGTGAGGTCTGCTAGATCATTGGTGAGGTTTTCACTTGATTgatgagatgacttctcatagtgtgaatggtaatgtgcatccttggtcatctccttgttggcttggttTGTATCAAGAAGCAACAACTGAATGACCTGATTCTTTTCCCACACAAACAAATTTCTCTTCCACCCTAACTTCCACTCCCACTTACCATTGTTCCACCTTCTTGCATGTAACAAAGTACTACCATGATTTGCAGCAACCGAATATAGTATTGGGTATTTAAACATTAATGCTTAATTATCAACCCACATATCCTTCCAAAACCTAATTTCCTTCCCATCCCCAATCACCCAATCGACTTTATCTTCAAACTCACTCCCCCACCCCTCTGAATTCCATATGCTTTTTAGATCTCTCCATCAAAGTGAATCCTTATTATTTATGATCGTACTTTTTAACTCCCTCCACCCTCTGTACTTAGACTCCAAGATTTCTTTCCATAAGCCATTTATATCTGTTTTGAGACGCCATATCCATTTACTAAGTAAcacaatattaaataatttgagaTCTCTTACCCCAAGCTCACCATCTTCTCTAGTAGCACATAACCTATCCCATGACACCCAGGCTATTTTCCGCCCTTCTGAGCCCCAACCCCACAATAAccttttcatcatttttttccAGTTCCTTCGTGGCCGACACAGGCATATGAAAACAAGAGATATAGAACAAGGGGATAGACGTAAGCACTTATTTAATCAAGCAGATTCTCTCTGCCATTGACAAAAAATTTCCTTTCCACTTCCCCAATCTTTTCAAGCACCACTTCCCAGAAACCCAATCTCTTATGATTTCCTCCTACTTTCATACCTAGATAAGTGAAAGGAACTTTCATGACATCACAATTAAGGACAGATGCAAACCTCGAAAGTTTATCAGAGCTAATACCCTTCCATCCTACTTTACTTTTAGAATAATTAACTTTAAGTCCAGAAGCAAGCTCAAAACACATCAGAGTAGCCTTAACTGCCAACACACTCTACAAATTCGCTTTACTGAAAAATAACGTATCATTTGCAACATACTCACCATGGTTTTCCTTTCACCAATCTCAATGTTATCTAACAGGCCCTTTCTCCTCCGCCTATCTTACAACACCTGCCAAACCCTCCGCCACAATGAGAAAGATAAATGGTGCcaaaggatcaccttgtctcAAACTCTTCTCTGGGATAAACATAGCCGGTGGGTTGCTATTCACCAAGACCAAAACCGAAGACGTTTCTAAGCAATTTTTAATCCAACCAATCCACTTTTTACAAAAACCTAATGTTCctaacatataataaaaaaaatcccacCTTACAGAGCCATATGCTTTTCCATAATCTACTTTGAAATAAACAAAACTTTCCTTCTTTCTCCTTATATCCTCAATCGACTTATTAGCCACCCACACACTATCTAAAAGGCCCCTTCCTTCAAGAAAAGTTCACTGCCTTTGATCAATAACCTTATTCAGAACCTTTTTCAACCTTGTGGACAAAATTAGTTACAATCTTATGCATACTTCCAACCAAAGAAATAGGTATGAACTcatttagttgttgtggattcTCGCACTTTGGAACTAAAGTAATAAATGAAGCATTTGCCCCCTTTGGCCACCTCCCCCttcctcaattttttttactgcACCTATTATATCGCCTTTTAACTTCtcccaacaaaattttaaaaaccaaaattaaactCGTCCGGCCCTGGGCTCTTACTACTGTCACAATTCCAAATCGCCTCCTTGATCTCTTCCTCTGATATTATGCCCACCAGTGAGGCATTATCTGCACCTGAAATAGTTTTAAAGGACACATTATCCAACCTGAGGTGTACTTGTTATTCATCTCTAAACATATCCCTAAAGAACTCTTTCACCCTCTCTTTAATAATAGTCGAGTCCTCACACCACTGGCCATTTAACCTAAGGCCATTAAGTCCACTAAGAGACCTTCTCCACTTAGTCATTAAATGGTAGAACTTTGTATTTGAATCCCCCTGCCTTAACCAATTAATCCTAGCTTTTTGCATTATTGAAGCCTCTTTCTTAAATCTAATCCTACTCAATTCAACTAAAATAGCCTTTCTCTCCTCACGTCCTTCGTCACTTAAAGCGCTTTCATCGTCTTTCCCATCAAGCTTCTACAGCCTCCTTTCTAGACACTCACCAAGATCATTCACATTTTCAAATACTTCTTTATTCCATTTCTTGACGTTAGATTTAAGTCTTTTCAACTTTTCTTTCATAACAAACAACCCACTGTCCAAAATTTCATAGTTGTTCCACTGGCATTTAATAAAATCTCTAAACCTACCATCTTTCTGCCAGATGTCAAGACTTCTAAACGATTTTGGGCCCGAATCAGTACTGGTAACCTTTAAAATCAAGGCACAATGATCCGACACCGATCTACTTAAAGCATATTGCTTGCAACCTGACCATTTTACTAACCAATCAAGAGAAACTACAATTCTATCTATCTTGCTTTTAACATTCCTATTCGATTTATACCAAGTGAATTTTCTACCAACTAACAGGATATCAACCAACCTAGTTTCTTCAAAAAACTTATTAAAGCTTCGAACCTCCCTACTATAATCTACATTAGAACATTGTCCTCTTCTTTCCCTACATATCGAATAGAGTTAAAAAGTAAACAACAATACTCTTAATACATATCTAAATATACTCacatgtaaaatataaaattaaaaattaataaaattgttagaatagttttttttctaaaatggttgAATTAAGTTTTTACTTCATGAATATGAATATGTTACCCTCCCAATTTTAATTGGACCaactaaataaaattcaaacCATTTTAACCCAACTCCATAGAATGCAATTTGGTTTTGTTAAGTTGACCAGCTTGTGAGTGAATACAACCAAATTACATTcctgtattaatttttttttaaacaaaaattcgGAGTTCCGTCGcatatttatctttaaaaagaCACCTCAAGAAGTTAAAAAAATGGTGTGTATTTCATTTACTGTTAACCTCGACTCATAAGCGATATAAGActatagaaatataaaatattgtgaaaaatatTGGAAGCTAAAATGTAGAGATTAGTTCGAGATTATGTACACATTCATTAGAGATAAAAtgagtttaaaatataaatggaTATTCCAcattaaatactttttataaaagtttgaaTACTTTAAAtactcatatttatttatttttttcattttcatgaaGTAATTTGGTAATGTTAAGTTAAACTAAAATTTTACTCTTTTAATACCataaattaagaataataagaaaataatcaaGATTTTATAAACTCATATTTCCTTTTTACAAttcaaacattttttatattagtttattaTGAATAAGACTTagtttacaaaagaaaaattgttgagacattattaaaaattcatttttttctcaattcttGGTTGATTTTGGAGAGTCTATGCACTATTTGTcggagatctcacatcaattaaagattaggacatttcataatatatatgtataagtGACGGTAAATTTCACTTTACAAAACTGACTTTATGATattaagttaggcttaaaatctaCTTTTCAATATAATATATCATATTCATTTAAACGCACAagttaaattaagtttaaagtatatttttcgATACTATTTGTTCTAGATTGTGTCTATGTTTTGAGAAGAACTTTGAAATATGTTAATTCTTTCAAATGTTATGCTGTGTGTAGCTAATTTTTTGCATGTAGGATTTATTATGTCATGTAATTACGTTTATATATTATGTGTCCTAAAGCTTAGACTTTTCCatgattttatgttttttataatgGTTTTGGATTGTAAGTTTGGTGATGAGACATTTTTTATATGTGTATAAGGTTGGGACACCTCTAAAATatccattttaatttatttatttgcttataaaaacaaaatatcaattataatatttataatactaaagcttaaatgatttttttttctttataattttgtaaatttgtaatttgattttttataaaaaaaattaattataaattagtttatagaaTTAAATAACTATAATCTTTACATAATTTTGTTAGATGCCAACAAAACTAAGTATATGTATCATTAAGTTTTAATACCCAATAAATATATAGCaattattaatatcaatttaaatattatgaatatataCATATGGATTAAGTAGTAGTAGTATATTTATTAACttattaattgatatttaacaatattaaatattattatagcatacatttattaatttatatattaataaattaatatatatatatatatatactaatgataattaataaatataattatattaaaattacaaaGCTAGAAGACTGAAATTGTACAATTTAAATGTCTAAGAAAAAAAGTTGTAATATATAGTATTAACTCTCACTTAAACTTGGGGGAATATGATAATAAATTGCGAACCTCTTCCACCATACTTCCACTTAGCAGCACACAGACACAGTCGATCTATATATACGATCATTACATTGCATTTTATACTTAGTTTTCAGTTTCTTAGTCTCGATCTTTCCCTTCTCTTGTGCGTTAAAGATCTTCTTGAGAGTGTGAAAGGAAGATAGAGTGAGAGATTGGTGAAAGTGTGAGAGTTTGTTACGACACAGTGTGATTTGTTGTGATTGGTATTGGTTTCTTACATTTTGACATGAGTTGTGTTCTCTCTTATGCTAAGGAATTATTCAACATGGGGGAATCTGGGGACACTCCAGTTACAGTTGTTGGCTCTAACACAGGTCACAGCAAAGTTCCTATCTTTCTTCCataaactgatttttttttctatttgctTCCCAGTTTGCTTTCAGGGTGGCCTTTAATTTCCTGATTTGagttttttatctttttctcgACCATGCTTTTCTTGGAAACTATTTCTTTCTTTCGTCTTATATATCAAGGTTCTTGAATTTGGATATTGAGGCACAAGAAACAAGAATAACACAACTTAAATGTTTTGCTCACTGTCTTTCTTTCTCACTCTAGACAATCTTTATGGCACGTCCAAGTTAAATGTTAAGTTTGTTGAGATGAACTAAGTACTTTACAATCCACCCAAGGTAATTAAACTACTTAAATCACACTTTAACTGATTGTGGTACAGTATGCAATTTGCAATATTAAACCCttgttttagttttctttttaaaagatTATTGTTAATGCATTTCACACCTTCTGGCTGCATAATTTTTTGCAGCATCAACATAATGGCACAGCttgtctacaagctttcaattCTCGAATTTCTTCAGCATCTATAATTTTCTGTTTATTTGGGCCTACTTATACGTTGTTATTTATTCAGATGGAAGAAGAAGATCGGAGACTGGGAGTGGTTCAACAGCCAGTAAAAGTGCAAAAGTATTTACATTCAGAGAGCTTGCATCTGCTACAAAGGATTTTAGGTCAAAATTTTTGTTAGGTCGAGGGGGCTTTGGGCGTGTGTACAAAGGTCAACTTAGGAACGGCCAAGTAAGAACTAAGATTTTGGATTGGAAGAGTATCAATATATGCTCTGTGTTACCATCTCTCATCCATCCATGAATTGCATTACAGGAAATTGCTGTGAAACTGCTTGACAGAAGTAGTGAACAAGGAGACCAAGAATTTTTTGCTGAGGTTGAGATGCTGTCTCTCCTACATCACCCAAATCTGGTGACATTGATTGGTTGCTGTTCCGAACGTGATCAGCGGGTACTTGTTTACGAGTATATGCCATTGGGGTCTTTGGAGGATCATTTATACGGTTAGATATGTATATTTCAGGCATATTCTTTCTATTTTTCcatgtaattaattaattaaggtTTGATTATTGATGATTGTCTTTGTGCAGATGTTCCTCTTGACAAGGAACCCCTTGATTGGAAAACAAGGATGAAGATAGCAAATGGTGCAGCAAAGGGATTGGAGTATTTGCATGTTTGCGCAGACCAATCAGTGATATTTAGAGAGTTCAAAGCATCGAACATCCTCTTGGGCGAGGGTTATCATGCCATGTTGTCTGATTTTGGGGTGGCAAAATTTGGTCCCCTTGGTGATAGCAGTCATGTTTCTACGCGAGAGGTGGGAACATATGGTTACTGTGCCCCAGAATATATGGTGACTGGTCACCTAACTCCGAAATGTGATGTCTACGGTTTTGGAGTGGTCCTCCTCGAACTCATTTCGGGGCGCAAGGTCTTTGACAAGACTCGTTCACCTGGTATGCGTAATCTTGTTATGTGGGTAAGTTCTTCACCTTATGATCTCGTCTCATGTATTGTAATATCTGATCTAAAATTGTCTTGCTGgtgttttggaaggcggaaccTATTTTCAAGGACCGTAACCAGTTCCATAGATTGGTCGACCCTCTACTTAAGGGGTATTTTCCAATGGAAGGGCTTCATCAGGCAATTTCTGTTGCTGCTATGTGTTTGCATGAAGATGCTGATAGAAGGCCTGTGATACGGGATGTGGTTAGTGCTCTAACGTACCTGGAATCACAGTATTACGACCCAAATGAGTCTCACCGAGGCAGAAAGGGAACTTGGTTGAATAAACTAGAAAAGAAACGTGAATCCTGGAGTGAAAACACAACCTGTAGAGGAAGAAAGGGGTGAGAAATTGAAGTAGCTTGAATGCTACAGATGGGACTAAACACACCTAAACAGCAATTCATTTATCTGCTGGATTTTTAGTAGGGGATTTATGATTAAGTAAAGACATAGAGAAACAAAATGGGACCGTTTAAATGCAATCATAATATAGAATGTCAATTTAACACAACTGTACACGACCGTCTAATTTTTGCCTCAATGTGTCATTGTTGTGACATTGTATTTGTACAATCTCTGGTGTATGTTCGAGCCCTTGTTGTTTCGGCTTTTACAGAAACTGTTGGTTCTATATGTATATTGTTTCCCTTATTCATCATAAAGATTCTAACACAACTTGAAGAGAGAATAGTAACAAACAATCATGGACAATAGGCATTCTATCCTCATAATTAGGAGTTGATAAGGAAAAATTGTAGAGTTGTCACAAGTAATTCTGAGTCAGGTTGAGTTAAAAAAAGTTGTAAATTTTTAATACCAGACAAAATTGAACTGGGTTTACTAAGAATTTGTCAAGCTGGTGgaaattatgataaaaaaaatttaaaaaaaaaatatcttaagaGTCCAACAACAATCTAATACAATAAAAAGATGGGGTATAAGAAATATACATGTTTTCTATTCTCCTATTGGACTCTCcttctctctttatttttttttctcaaaattaaaaaggcTAATTCCATGATCAATTCTAATGTGTACccaacataaaatttaaaatatcaaagtACCCTTGTCATctttgttttcaaaaaaaagCTATAGAGGAGGTGTTTTACTCTGGTGGAGTGTTTTGAGTGGAAATGGTGGTGGTGTAGTAAGTTGGTGTGGTGGTGGACCAAAGTCATTACTCTTAGGTACACTGCATGGGATATGTTATTGCTAATCGTTATAATGTGATTTTTGTCTCATTGTCTTTGATATAATCATCCACTATTTTTCCTTTGAGAATCCAAACACCAAGTAATTTGACTCACCATCAAATAATTGCAATTGGGTACGTGCATGAGAATCATTTTGTCCAGGTATGTCATAACTAAAAACTCAGTGATATTGATAACTCAAAATTTATGTAActtatatttataacttttatagGTGAAGCTGGAAGTTGGTTGTCCAATTCCACCGACAAATATATTGTGGGCAGCACGGTCCAATCTTGGTCATCATACTACACTAGCTGGATACAAATATTTACACAAATAATATCCATTAGACGACATTATAATAATACATGCTTGTAATTATAAGATTTGTAATagatacttatttttttatgttttaggaTTTCTAATTATAAGATTTCTAATACATTCATTTATAAGTTTTACAAATACACACAACTTTGTCTACGGATTTGAAAATCCCAAACTAATGTTCATGCTTCAGGATTTGCATATCAGGAAGTCACAACCATAACACTGGATGTCAGTATTCAGATGTGGATATCTAGAAGTTGATGCTTTGCCTATGGATGTCATTATCCGGAAGCCATTACTATGGTCCTGCATTTTCATATCCAATTTTCATATCCAGAAGCTATTCTAATCATTTCAAATTTACGTATCCGGAAGGatacaaatttcataaaaaGGAGTATACATTTCACAGTGTCATGATTTTGGTACTTTGAatggaaaaaatttaaaaccctaaaccaatttaaagaatataaaaaaaatgaaaattaaaaccTAATGAcattcaaacaaaattaaatcaTAGTTCAAGTTCAAACAGTCATAGTTCAAGCAAGATCGTTCACGGATCAAAATATTACAACAAACAGTTGTCCTAATACAGTATATGTATCAATCATTCCTATGTGAATGCCTCTTGACATACACAGCTCTATCATTCGTCGCTCCTCATGCTAACATCAAGGTTGCTTGTATTCCTTTCTGCCCCCACCAAATCATCATTCTTAAGTAATGGTTGCAATGTCTATGTGGTTGTACGACAAATACCCTACAACCATGATTGTCATAATATTAGATAGAAATCAACACAAATGAAACAATTATTAATGGTTCATGCATACCAGAGCAGGATTTGTCTCCTGAGGATGCGTTGCAAC encodes:
- the LOC137839405 gene encoding uncharacterized protein, which produces MFIPEKSLRQGDPLAPFIFLIVAEGLAGVSVLAVKATLMCFELASGLKVNYSKSKVGWKGISSDKLSRFASVLNCDVMKVPFTYLGMKVGGNHKRLGFWEVVLEKIGEVERKFFVNGRENLLD
- the LOC137839406 gene encoding receptor-like cytoplasmic kinase 185; its protein translation is MKIANGAAKGLEYLHVCADQSVIFREFKASNILLGEGYHAMLSDFGVAKFGPLGDSSHVSTREVGTYGYCAPEYMVTGHLTPKCDVYGFGVVLLELISGRKVFDKTRSPGMRNLVMWAEPIFKDRNQFHRLVDPLLKGYFPMEGLHQAISVAAMCLHEDADRRPVIRDVVSALTYLESQYYDPNESHRGRKGTWLNKLEKKRESWSENTTCRGRKG